From a single Micromonospora carbonacea genomic region:
- the rsmH gene encoding 16S rRNA (cytosine(1402)-N(4))-methyltransferase RsmH: protein MGELRGTHVPVLLERCLELLAPALDRGDRTIHVDATLGLAGHAEAVLQRHPRTVLIGLDRDTEALAHARVRLARFADRVHLEHAVYDELPEVLARLGYPAIDGVLFDLGVSSLQLDAPDRGFAYAQDAPLDMRMDQTRGVTAEEVVNTYSHPDLARVLRVYGEEKFAPRIASAILRERERARITSSARLAELVRESIPAPARRTGGHPAKRTFQALRIEVNRELAALETALPAALDKLTVGGRMVVLSYHSLEDRLTKAALTDRVRSKGPVDLPVELPGSGPTFRLLSRGAELPGEAEVAANPRAASVRLRAAERIDPDAERQGRADRERPRRRVRAMHQPGIGSADPGPTGAGTDEEGEGRRR, encoded by the coding sequence CGGTGTCTCGAGTTGTTGGCCCCCGCGCTGGACAGGGGCGACCGCACGATCCACGTCGACGCCACGCTGGGGCTGGCCGGTCACGCCGAGGCGGTGCTGCAACGGCATCCGCGCACGGTGCTGATCGGGCTGGACCGGGACACCGAGGCCCTCGCCCACGCGCGGGTCCGGCTGGCCCGGTTCGCCGACCGGGTCCACCTCGAACACGCCGTCTACGACGAGCTGCCCGAGGTGCTGGCGCGGCTGGGTTATCCGGCGATCGACGGCGTCCTGTTCGACCTGGGCGTCTCCTCGCTCCAGTTGGACGCGCCCGACCGCGGGTTCGCCTACGCGCAGGACGCGCCGCTGGACATGCGGATGGACCAGACCCGGGGGGTGACCGCCGAAGAGGTGGTCAACACCTACTCCCACCCGGACCTGGCCCGGGTGCTGCGGGTCTACGGGGAGGAGAAGTTCGCCCCGAGGATCGCCTCGGCGATCCTGCGGGAGCGGGAACGGGCCCGGATCACCTCGTCGGCGCGGCTGGCGGAACTGGTCAGGGAGAGCATTCCCGCACCAGCCCGACGAACCGGTGGACACCCGGCCAAGAGAACGTTTCAGGCTTTACGGATCGAGGTAAACAGGGAGCTGGCGGCGCTGGAGACGGCGCTGCCGGCCGCTCTCGACAAGCTCACCGTGGGCGGCCGCATGGTGGTCCTGTCCTACCACTCGCTGGAGGACAGGCTCACCAAGGCGGCCCTCACCGACCGGGTCCGCAGCAAGGGCCCGGTCGACCTCCCGGTCGAACTGCCCGGGTCGGGTCCGACGTTCCGGCTGCTCAGCCGGGGCGCGGAGCTGCCCGGGGAGGCGGAGGTCGCCGCGAACCCGCGTGCCGCGTCGGTGCGGCTGCGGGCCGCGGAGCGGATCGACCCGGATGCGGAGCGACAGGGGCGGGCCGACCGCGAACGGCCCCGCCGGCGGGTCAGGGCGATGCACCAACCGGGAATCGGATCGGCGGATCCGGGGCCGACGGGCGCAGGGACGGACGAAGAGGGGGAGGGAAGAAGAAGATGA
- a CDS encoding peptidoglycan D,D-transpeptidase FtsI family protein: protein MPPRAEEPRRDPSGSRRGSSRATGGRGEPRTGEPGVQGISDARAYTPRGRTVREERQAAGRPTAGGAEQRRTPRGARAGGDPFRPALQVLDGGRAARREPVPAARAAVVRTVPTRARPDDDDDAPRPPRRRPPGRGPRRPTRPAAGRSPRKPRKPPRLADPRRRLRLGTLLVLVLFAAIGIRLVFLQAVDTPAYAGGGLANRLTRVDLPAPRGAIYDRTGAPLANSVEARYVFADPTQVKDRTETARALSPLLGRPASELAERMKPRTLENGKSSQFEYLARGVDIPTAKKIVALDLYGIGVHRDERREVPGGDLAANLIGFTSQDMVGLEGLEARYDDLLRGENGRRVYEAGQGKLDAPIPGGYSSTTPAKPGSSLQLTIERDLQFKAQQVLKTQVAKAQGSVGVAIVLDVPTGEVLAQASHPTYNAAKPQESEPTDREDAATSFVVDPGSIHKAITFGAALQEGVVTPDTALPIPDTIVKGDTTFRDTHPANGQRMSLPGMLAYSSNVGTIEIADKLGPDRLIDYQKRFGLGQPTGEGIPGEASGRLLPVQSWSESSYGSVPIGHSVDATPLQMAAAYAAIANNGTYVQPHLIKEVISGRDGSRTPGKAPVTRSVLSPANAAALRTMLEAVTTVDGATGLAAAVPGYRVAGKTGTGIRYVDGKQQPGEVGSFIGMAPADNPRFVVAVFVWSPGGGGGAVAAPAFRDIMGFTLSRNRVPPSGAPAPKFEVFPR, encoded by the coding sequence GTGCCGCCGAGAGCTGAGGAACCGCGCCGGGACCCTTCGGGCTCCCGGCGCGGTTCGTCGCGGGCCACCGGCGGGCGGGGCGAGCCGCGCACCGGCGAGCCCGGCGTGCAGGGCATCTCCGACGCGCGGGCGTACACCCCCCGGGGGCGCACCGTCCGCGAGGAGCGCCAGGCGGCGGGCCGGCCGACCGCCGGGGGCGCCGAGCAGCGGCGTACCCCGCGCGGGGCCCGGGCCGGCGGCGACCCGTTCCGGCCGGCGTTGCAGGTGCTCGACGGCGGCCGCGCCGCCCGCCGGGAGCCCGTCCCGGCCGCGCGGGCCGCGGTGGTCCGGACGGTGCCCACCCGGGCGCGGCCCGACGACGACGATGACGCGCCGCGCCCGCCGCGCCGCCGACCCCCCGGGCGCGGCCCGCGCCGTCCCACCCGGCCCGCCGCCGGGCGGTCGCCGCGCAAGCCGCGCAAGCCGCCCCGGCTGGCCGACCCGCGCCGCCGGCTGCGCCTGGGCACCCTGCTCGTCCTCGTGCTGTTCGCCGCCATCGGCATCCGGCTGGTCTTCCTCCAGGCCGTCGACACCCCGGCGTACGCCGGCGGCGGGCTGGCCAACCGGCTGACCCGGGTGGACCTGCCCGCCCCCCGGGGGGCGATCTACGACCGCACCGGCGCCCCGCTGGCCAACAGCGTCGAGGCCCGGTACGTCTTCGCCGACCCGACCCAGGTCAAGGACCGCACGGAGACCGCGCGGGCGCTGTCGCCCCTGCTCGGCCGTCCGGCCTCCGAGCTGGCCGAGCGGATGAAGCCGCGCACCCTGGAGAACGGGAAGTCCTCCCAGTTCGAATACCTGGCCCGGGGCGTCGACATCCCGACCGCCAAGAAGATCGTGGCGCTCGACCTGTACGGCATCGGCGTGCACCGCGACGAGCGGCGCGAGGTGCCCGGCGGCGACCTGGCCGCCAACCTGATCGGCTTCACCAGCCAGGACATGGTCGGCCTGGAGGGCCTGGAGGCCCGCTACGACGACCTGCTGCGCGGCGAGAACGGCCGCCGGGTCTACGAGGCCGGCCAGGGCAAGCTCGACGCGCCGATCCCCGGCGGCTACAGCAGCACCACCCCCGCCAAGCCGGGCAGCTCCCTGCAACTGACCATCGAACGGGACCTCCAGTTCAAGGCGCAGCAGGTGCTCAAGACCCAGGTGGCCAAGGCGCAGGGCAGCGTCGGCGTCGCCATCGTCCTCGACGTGCCCACCGGCGAGGTGCTGGCCCAGGCCAGCCACCCCACCTACAACGCGGCGAAGCCGCAGGAGAGCGAGCCGACCGACCGAGAGGACGCCGCCACCAGCTTCGTGGTCGACCCCGGCTCCATCCACAAGGCGATCACGTTCGGCGCGGCGCTCCAGGAGGGTGTCGTCACCCCCGACACGGCGCTGCCGATCCCCGACACCATCGTCAAGGGCGACACCACGTTCCGCGACACCCACCCGGCGAACGGGCAGCGGATGAGCCTGCCGGGGATGCTCGCGTACTCGTCGAACGTCGGCACCATCGAGATCGCCGACAAGCTCGGCCCGGACCGGCTGATCGACTACCAGAAGCGCTTCGGGCTCGGCCAGCCCACCGGCGAGGGCATCCCGGGGGAGGCCAGCGGCCGGCTGCTGCCCGTCCAGTCGTGGAGCGAGTCGTCGTACGGGTCGGTGCCGATCGGGCACAGCGTCGACGCCACCCCGTTGCAGATGGCGGCCGCGTACGCCGCGATCGCCAACAACGGCACGTACGTCCAGCCGCACCTGATCAAGGAGGTGATCAGCGGCAGGGACGGCAGCCGGACGCCGGGCAAGGCGCCGGTCACCCGCTCGGTGCTCAGCCCGGCCAACGCGGCGGCGCTGCGCACCATGCTGGAGGCGGTCACCACCGTCGACGGGGCCACCGGCCTCGCCGCGGCGGTCCCCGGCTACCGGGTCGCCGGCAAGACCGGCACCGGCATCCGCTACGTCGACGGCAAGCAGCAGCCCGGCGAGGTCGGCTCGTTCATCGGGATGGCCCCGGCGGACAATCCGCGCTTCGTGGTGGCGGTCTTCGTGTGGAGCCCCGGTGGCGGGGGCGGGGCGGTCGCCGCGCCGGCGTTCCGCGACATCATGGGCTTCACGCTCAGCCGCAACCGCGTCCCCCCGTCCGGCGCGCCGGCGCCCAAGTTCGAGGTCTTTCCGCGCTGA
- a CDS encoding UDP-N-acetylmuramoyl-L-alanyl-D-glutamate--2,6-diaminopimelate ligase has protein sequence MPGNPRPRTVTGIRLGELADRLAVEAPEGAADQAVTGVTHASQEVRPGDLYAALPGARRHGAEFAAAAAAAGAVAALTDPAGAPAVAAAGLPALVVPDPRAVLGALASAVYGDPTAGLTVIGITGTAGKTSTAYLVESGLRAAGHVTGLIGTVETRLGDLVVDSVRTTPEATDLHAMLAAARERGVTALVMEVSSHALAMGRVGGVRFTVGGYTNFGSDHLDFHADSADYFAAKAQLFDGRCAVEVLNHDEPALRPLFTPATVSYSAAGDPTATWYATDVDGEGYAQRFTAHGPGGVTVPAGVALPGRHNVANALLAIAALVGAGVDAATAAAGVAACGGVPGRLELVSAAGPVRGVVDYAHKTDAIVAALAALRELSAGRLICVLGAGGDRDRGKRPEMGAAAARGADVVLVTDDNPRTEEPAGIRAEVLAGAYAAGTPARIVEVAGRRAAIDEAVRLAAPGDVVAVLGKGHERGQEVGGEVLPFDDRTELADALRARFGDLAGRR, from the coding sequence GTGCCCGGCAATCCACGCCCACGTACCGTGACCGGAATCCGGCTCGGCGAACTCGCCGACCGGCTCGCCGTCGAGGCCCCCGAGGGGGCCGCCGACCAGGCCGTCACCGGGGTGACCCACGCCAGCCAGGAGGTCCGCCCCGGCGACCTGTACGCGGCGCTGCCCGGCGCCCGCCGCCACGGCGCGGAGTTCGCCGCCGCCGCGGCCGCCGCCGGCGCGGTGGCCGCCCTCACCGACCCGGCCGGCGCGCCGGCCGTGGCCGCGGCGGGCCTGCCGGCGCTGGTGGTGCCCGACCCCCGCGCGGTGCTCGGCGCGCTCGCCTCCGCCGTCTACGGCGACCCCACCGCCGGCCTGACCGTCATCGGGATCACCGGCACCGCCGGCAAGACCTCCACGGCCTACCTGGTGGAGTCGGGGCTGCGCGCCGCCGGCCACGTAACGGGCCTGATCGGCACCGTGGAGACCCGGCTGGGCGACCTGGTCGTCGACAGCGTGCGCACCACCCCGGAGGCCACCGACCTGCACGCCATGCTCGCCGCCGCCCGGGAGCGCGGGGTCACCGCGCTGGTCATGGAGGTCTCCAGTCACGCCCTGGCCATGGGGCGGGTCGGCGGGGTGCGGTTCACCGTCGGCGGCTACACCAACTTCGGCTCCGACCACCTGGACTTCCACGCCGACTCGGCGGACTACTTCGCGGCGAAGGCGCAGCTGTTCGACGGGCGCTGCGCCGTCGAGGTGCTCAACCACGACGAGCCGGCGCTGCGTCCGCTGTTCACCCCCGCCACGGTCAGCTACTCGGCCGCCGGCGACCCCACCGCCACCTGGTACGCCACCGACGTCGACGGCGAGGGCTACGCGCAGCGGTTCACCGCGCACGGCCCCGGCGGGGTGACCGTGCCGGCCGGGGTGGCGCTGCCCGGGCGGCACAACGTCGCCAACGCCCTGCTGGCCATCGCCGCGCTGGTCGGCGCGGGGGTGGACGCGGCGACCGCCGCCGCCGGGGTGGCCGCCTGCGGCGGGGTGCCCGGCCGGCTGGAGCTGGTCTCGGCGGCCGGGCCGGTGCGCGGGGTGGTCGACTACGCGCACAAGACCGACGCGATCGTGGCGGCCCTGGCCGCGCTGCGCGAGCTGAGCGCCGGGCGGCTGATCTGCGTCCTCGGCGCCGGCGGCGACCGCGACCGCGGCAAGCGGCCGGAGATGGGCGCGGCCGCCGCCCGGGGCGCCGACGTGGTGCTGGTGACCGACGACAACCCGCGCACCGAGGAGCCGGCCGGGATCCGGGCGGAGGTGCTGGCCGGGGCGTACGCCGCCGGCACGCCGGCCCGGATCGTCGAGGTGGCCGGCCGGCGTGCGGCGATCGACGAGGCGGTCCGGCTGGCCGCCCCGGGTGACGTGGTCGCCGTGCTCGGCAAGGGGCACGAGCGTGGGCAGGAGGTGGGCGGCGAGGTGCTGCCGTTCGACGACCGCACGGAGCTGGCCGACGCGCTGCGCGCCCGCTTCGGGGACCTGGCGGGCCGGCGATGA
- a CDS encoding UDP-N-acetylmuramoyl-tripeptide--D-alanyl-D-alanine ligase, with product MIPLTLAEVAEAVGGRLVAADPAARVTGPVEFDSRKAGPGALFVAFPGEKVDGHDYAAGAVAAGAVAVLGTREVPGVPMVLVGDALDAMGRLARAVVDRLPALTVIGLTGSSGKTTTKDLIAQLTARLGPTVAPPGSFNNELGHPWTALQADADTRFLVLEKGARGVGHVRYLCEVVPPRISVVLNVGVAHLGEFGSVENIALAKGELVESLPADGLAVLNADDPLVDAMAARTAARVVRYGEAAHADVRAVDVTLDGRGRAAYTLVTPEGNAAVRLGLTGRHQVSNSLAAAAVAREVGMPLGELAVALGELGLVSTRRMDVFERPDGVTVIDDSYNANPASTAVALRALAGMRGAGRAVAVLGYMAELGEYERQGHLEVGRLAAELGVDRLLVVGEPAAPIHEGATAVEDWGGKSVLLTDQAAAVEVLRSELRAGDVVLVKGSRYRTWEVADALRADATDGGAAA from the coding sequence ATGATCCCGCTGACGCTGGCCGAGGTGGCCGAGGCGGTCGGCGGCCGGCTGGTCGCCGCCGATCCCGCCGCGCGGGTGACGGGCCCGGTGGAGTTCGACTCGCGCAAGGCCGGGCCGGGCGCGCTGTTCGTCGCGTTCCCCGGCGAGAAGGTGGACGGCCACGACTACGCCGCCGGTGCCGTGGCCGCCGGCGCGGTGGCGGTGCTCGGCACCCGGGAGGTGCCCGGCGTGCCGATGGTGCTCGTCGGCGACGCCCTCGACGCGATGGGCCGGCTGGCCCGCGCGGTGGTGGACCGGCTGCCCGCGCTGACCGTGATCGGGCTGACCGGCTCGTCGGGCAAGACCACCACCAAGGACCTGATCGCCCAGCTCACCGCGCGGCTCGGCCCCACGGTGGCCCCGCCGGGGTCGTTCAACAACGAGCTGGGCCACCCGTGGACGGCGTTGCAGGCCGACGCGGACACCCGCTTCCTCGTGCTGGAGAAGGGCGCCCGGGGGGTGGGGCACGTGCGCTACCTGTGCGAGGTGGTGCCGCCGCGCATCTCGGTGGTGCTCAACGTCGGCGTGGCGCACCTCGGCGAGTTCGGCTCGGTGGAGAACATCGCGCTGGCCAAGGGGGAGCTGGTCGAGTCGCTGCCCGCCGACGGGCTGGCGGTGCTCAACGCCGACGACCCCCTCGTCGACGCGATGGCCGCCCGCACCGCCGCCCGCGTGGTGCGCTACGGCGAGGCCGCGCACGCCGACGTGCGGGCCGTGGACGTGACGCTGGACGGGCGGGGCCGCGCCGCGTACACCCTGGTGACGCCGGAGGGGAACGCGGCCGTGCGGCTCGGGCTCACCGGCCGGCACCAGGTGTCGAACTCGTTGGCCGCCGCCGCGGTGGCCCGGGAGGTGGGCATGCCGCTGGGCGAGCTGGCCGTCGCGCTGGGCGAGCTGGGCCTGGTCTCCACCCGCCGGATGGACGTCTTCGAGCGCCCCGACGGCGTGACGGTGATCGACGACTCGTACAACGCGAACCCGGCGTCCACGGCGGTGGCGCTGCGCGCGCTCGCCGGGATGCGCGGCGCGGGACGGGCGGTCGCGGTGCTGGGCTACATGGCCGAGCTGGGGGAGTACGAACGACAGGGGCACCTGGAGGTCGGCCGGCTCGCGGCCGAGCTGGGTGTGGACCGGCTGCTCGTGGTGGGCGAGCCGGCGGCGCCGATCCACGAGGGCGCGACAGCGGTAGAGGACTGGGGAGGAAAATCGGTGCTGCTCACCGATCAGGCGGCGGCCGTCGAGGTGCTGCGGAGTGAACTACGGGCGGGCGACGTCGTCCTGGTGAAGGGCTCCCGGTACCGCACCTGGGAGGTGGCCGACGCGCTGCGCGCCGACGCCACGGACGGGGGTGCCGCCGCATGA
- the mraY gene encoding phospho-N-acetylmuramoyl-pentapeptide-transferase: MRAVIVAIGVAFLVSLFCTPIAIKVFARLKAGQPIRSNLGLASNEGKKGTPTMGGVVFILATVIAYVAGHLALTTLPDAQIAQVEPTITALVLLGLMVFSGAVGFIDDFLKVRKRNSGGLNKRGKLAGQILVGAAFGVVALYFPSSMTDASGAATNTETVGATTLSFIRDIPALDVTKIGAVVIFIFVVMAATNGVNLTDGLDGLATGASVMVLAAYALIAFWQYRHWCADPSYTANPDNYCYTVRDPLEIALIAGAAAGACVGFLWWNTSPARIFMGDTGALGLGGLIAGMAMSTRTILLLPIIGGLFVIITMSVVIQIISFRTTGKRVFRMSPLQHHFELAGWSEVNIVVRFWIIAGIGVAIALGLFYSDFLAAMG; this comes from the coding sequence ATGAGGGCGGTGATCGTCGCCATCGGCGTGGCGTTCCTCGTCTCGCTCTTCTGCACCCCGATCGCGATCAAGGTGTTCGCCCGGCTGAAGGCCGGCCAGCCGATCCGATCGAACCTCGGGCTCGCCAGCAACGAGGGCAAGAAGGGCACGCCGACGATGGGCGGCGTGGTCTTCATCCTGGCCACCGTCATCGCGTACGTCGCCGGGCACCTCGCCCTGACCACCCTGCCGGACGCGCAGATCGCCCAGGTCGAGCCGACGATCACCGCGCTGGTCCTGCTGGGCCTGATGGTGTTCTCCGGCGCGGTCGGCTTCATCGACGACTTCCTCAAGGTCCGCAAGCGGAACAGTGGCGGCCTCAACAAGCGGGGCAAGCTGGCCGGGCAGATCCTGGTCGGCGCGGCCTTCGGCGTCGTCGCGCTCTACTTCCCCAGCAGCATGACCGACGCCAGCGGGGCGGCCACCAACACCGAGACCGTGGGCGCGACCACGCTGAGCTTCATTCGGGACATCCCCGCGCTGGACGTCACCAAGATCGGCGCGGTGGTCATCTTCATCTTCGTGGTGATGGCGGCCACCAACGGCGTGAACCTCACCGACGGCCTGGACGGCCTGGCCACCGGCGCGTCGGTGATGGTCCTCGCCGCGTACGCGCTGATCGCGTTCTGGCAGTACCGGCACTGGTGCGCCGACCCGTCGTACACGGCGAACCCCGACAACTACTGCTACACCGTGCGGGACCCGCTGGAGATCGCGCTGATCGCCGGGGCGGCGGCCGGGGCCTGTGTGGGCTTCCTGTGGTGGAACACCTCGCCGGCCCGGATCTTCATGGGCGACACCGGCGCGCTCGGCCTGGGCGGCCTGATCGCCGGCATGGCGATGTCCACCCGCACCATCCTGCTGCTGCCGATCATCGGCGGGCTCTTCGTGATCATCACGATGTCGGTCGTCATCCAGATCATCTCGTTCCGCACCACCGGCAAGCGGGTGTTCCGCATGTCGCCGTTGCAGCACCACTTCGAGCTCGCGGGGTGGAGCGAGGTCAACATCGTGGTCCGGTTCTGGATCATCGCGGGGATCGGCGTGGCCATCGCGCTCGGCCTGTTCTACAGCGACTTCCTCGCCGCGATGGGCTGA
- a CDS encoding FtsW/RodA/SpoVE family cell cycle protein: protein MAALRGLLARPLASYYLLISSAGLLLVIGLTMVFSATSVKNYAEEGNAFADATQQAIFAVIGVVAFWVCQRLPASTYRSVAGTALGIAVVLLLVLNLLLALDSFFGVKRVGPLEANLLWLFVGGVQLQPSELAKFALVLWGADVLARKGARLGWWKELATPLFPVVALLFVLVGYNDVGTMLCLLALVVGLLWAAGVRAKVFAVLSVIGLVGIGLLVAAASLGAGSGAKGEENYRLARLTIFFNPPEPRDCFETWCYQLVQGRNAIEHGGWFGVGLGKSSFKFGWLPEAHNDFIFAVLAEELGVVGCVVLITLFAVLGYTGLRIARRVEDPFRRLAAAGATTWLVGQAIINIGGVIGLTPMTGVPLPFISDGGSALVVTMAAVGMLASFARCEPDAARALHARPPARWVRLLWAPLPPLPGRRRRPASPPADRGSVPRSRARREDDQAASRGARPDRARGGTASERRR from the coding sequence CTGGCCGCGCTGCGGGGCCTGCTGGCCCGCCCGCTGGCCTCCTACTATCTGCTGATCTCCAGTGCCGGCCTGCTGCTGGTCATCGGCCTGACCATGGTCTTCTCGGCCACCAGCGTGAAGAACTACGCCGAGGAGGGCAACGCCTTCGCCGACGCCACCCAACAGGCGATCTTCGCGGTGATCGGGGTGGTGGCGTTCTGGGTGTGCCAGCGGCTGCCGGCGAGCACCTACCGGTCGGTGGCCGGCACGGCGCTCGGCATCGCCGTGGTGCTGCTGCTGGTGCTCAACCTGCTGCTCGCGCTCGACTCGTTCTTCGGGGTGAAGCGGGTGGGGCCGCTGGAGGCCAACCTGCTGTGGCTGTTCGTCGGCGGCGTCCAACTCCAACCCTCCGAGCTGGCGAAGTTCGCGCTGGTGCTGTGGGGCGCCGACGTGCTGGCCCGCAAGGGCGCCCGGCTCGGCTGGTGGAAGGAGCTGGCCACCCCGCTGTTCCCCGTGGTCGCGCTGCTGTTCGTGCTGGTCGGCTACAACGACGTCGGCACGATGCTCTGCCTGCTGGCCCTCGTCGTCGGCCTGCTCTGGGCGGCCGGGGTGCGCGCCAAGGTCTTCGCCGTGCTGTCGGTGATCGGGCTGGTCGGCATCGGGCTGCTCGTCGCCGCCGCCTCGCTCGGCGCGGGCTCGGGGGCGAAGGGCGAGGAGAACTACCGGCTGGCCCGGCTCACCATCTTCTTCAATCCGCCCGAGCCCAGGGACTGCTTCGAGACGTGGTGCTACCAGCTCGTCCAGGGCCGCAACGCCATCGAGCACGGCGGCTGGTTCGGCGTCGGGCTGGGCAAGAGCAGCTTCAAGTTCGGCTGGCTGCCGGAGGCGCACAACGACTTCATCTTCGCCGTCCTCGCCGAGGAGCTGGGCGTGGTCGGCTGCGTGGTGCTGATCACCCTGTTCGCGGTGCTCGGCTACACCGGGCTGCGCATCGCCCGGCGGGTCGAGGACCCGTTCCGCCGGCTCGCCGCCGCCGGCGCGACCACCTGGCTGGTCGGCCAGGCGATCATCAACATCGGTGGGGTCATCGGCCTGACGCCGATGACCGGCGTGCCGCTGCCGTTCATCTCCGACGGCGGAAGCGCCCTGGTGGTGACCATGGCGGCGGTGGGGATGCTCGCCTCGTTCGCCCGCTGCGAACCCGACGCGGCCCGAGCCCTGCATGCCCGTCCGCCCGCCCGATGGGTCCGACTACTCTGGGCCCCGTTGCCGCCGCTTCCCGGCCGGCGCCGTCGCCCGGCGTCGCCACCGGCGGACCGTGGGTCCGTGCCCCGGTCGCGGGCGCGGCGCGAGGACGACCAGGCCGCATCCCGTGGCGCCCGGCCGGACCGGGCCCGGGGCGGGACGGCGAGCGAGAGGAGACGCTGA
- the murG gene encoding undecaprenyldiphospho-muramoylpentapeptide beta-N-acetylglucosaminyltransferase, whose amino-acid sequence MGPLRSVVLCGGGTGGHIYPLLAFADCLRRHDPGVRITCLGTPKGLENELIPPAGYDLRQIPAYQLPRSVNMSLVRTPDRMWKAARAAGKVIDEVRADVVVGFGGYVSVPGYLAAWRRELPIVIHEVNVPPGVANRLGMKFTSNVAVGFPHQPAQAEALRDARVVGVPLRRGIAGLDRAANAAAARAHFGLRPDLPVLFVAGGSQGARSINLAVAGAAKELARHGVQVLHVMGARNEPVPVPSDLPVPYVTLPYLSQMEIGYAAADLMLGRGGAMTCAEVAAIGLPTVYVPYPHSNQEQKRNALPVVEAGGGLLVDDAELTPDWVERTIIPLIRDPHRLAAMGAAAAAYGRRDGDEALLNFVYEAVAR is encoded by the coding sequence ATGGGTCCGCTGCGTTCGGTGGTGCTCTGCGGAGGGGGCACGGGTGGCCACATCTACCCGCTGCTCGCCTTCGCCGACTGCCTGCGCCGACACGACCCGGGCGTCCGGATCACCTGCCTCGGCACACCGAAGGGCCTGGAGAACGAGCTGATCCCGCCGGCCGGCTACGACCTGCGGCAGATCCCGGCCTACCAGCTGCCCCGGTCGGTGAACATGAGCCTGGTCCGCACCCCCGACCGGATGTGGAAGGCGGCCCGCGCGGCGGGCAAGGTGATCGACGAGGTCCGGGCCGACGTGGTCGTCGGCTTCGGCGGGTACGTCTCCGTGCCCGGCTACCTGGCCGCCTGGCGGCGCGAGCTGCCGATCGTCATCCACGAGGTGAACGTGCCGCCGGGGGTGGCCAACCGGCTCGGCATGAAGTTCACGAGCAACGTCGCGGTGGGCTTCCCGCACCAGCCGGCGCAGGCCGAGGCGCTGCGCGACGCCCGGGTGGTCGGGGTGCCGCTGCGCCGGGGCATCGCCGGGCTGGACCGGGCGGCCAACGCCGCCGCCGCGCGCGCCCACTTCGGACTCCGGCCGGACCTGCCGGTCCTCTTCGTCGCCGGCGGCTCGCAGGGCGCCCGGTCGATCAACCTCGCCGTCGCGGGCGCGGCCAAGGAGCTGGCCCGGCACGGCGTGCAGGTGCTGCACGTGATGGGCGCCCGCAACGAGCCGGTGCCGGTCCCCAGCGACCTGCCGGTGCCGTACGTGACGCTGCCCTACCTGTCCCAGATGGAGATCGGCTACGCCGCCGCCGACCTGATGCTCGGCCGGGGCGGGGCGATGACCTGCGCGGAGGTCGCCGCGATCGGGCTGCCCACCGTCTACGTGCCGTACCCGCACAGCAACCAGGAGCAGAAGCGCAACGCGCTGCCCGTGGTGGAGGCCGGCGGCGGGCTGCTCGTGGACGACGCCGAGCTGACCCCGGACTGGGTGGAGCGCACCATCATCCCGCTGATCCGCGACCCGCACCGGCTCGCCGCGATGGGCGCCGCCGCGGCGGCGTACGGGCGGCGCGACGGCGACGAGGCGCTGCTGAACTTCGTCTACGAGGCGGTGGCCCGATGA